Part of the Solwaraspora sp. WMMA2065 genome is shown below.
GTTCGGACCAGGCCGTAGTTGGGGAAGCTGGCCAGGTCGGGCCAGTCGAGTTCGAGCCGGATGCCGCCGCCGATCACCCGCAGGCCACGGTTGTGCAGCCAGCCGGCCTCGGGCGAGGTGTCGACACCCAGCTTGATCAACTGCTTGACAGCGCGCGGCGTGAGCCCATCACCGCAGACCTTTTCCCGGGGAAACGTGGTCTTTTCCAGCAGGAGCACCCGTGCGCCGTGCCGGGCGAGGTGGAAGGCGGTCGCGGAACCGCCGGGGCCCGCCCCGACGACGATCACATCGGCTTCGGTCTCGCTCACAGCCACCTCCCGTTCGCCTCCCAGTCGCTCGTGAAATGCTTCACAAGCCGTCTCGCAGGTGAGTCTAGAACCGTTAACAGGGCGGCAATCGGTTAGGCGACCCTAACCCTGCGAGGTAGCGACCTCGGCGGGTGACCGACGACACGAAATCACCCATCGACGGACACCAAGCAGTGGCGGACCCGTCGCTCGCGCTCCCGGATCCGGCGTACGGCAGCACGGCACCGCTCCCCGATGACGTGGCGCTACGCCCGGGTCGCATGGCGCTACCGCCGGGTGGCGCGGTGCAGCGCCACGATCCCACCGGTGAGATTGCGCCACTGCGCCGACCGCCACCCCGCCGCCGCGATCCGCCCGGCGAGCGCCGCCTGGTCCGGCCACTGCCGGATTGACTCGGCCAGATAGACGTACGCATCCGGGTTGCTCGCCACCGCGCGGGCCACCGCCGGCAGCGACCGCATCAGATAGGACAGGTAGAGCGTCTGGAAGGCGGGACTGGTCGGCTGACTGAACTCGCACACCACCATCCGCCCGCCGGGCCGGGTCACCCGGGCCAGCTCGGCCAACGCGGCATCGGTGTCGACCACGTTGCGCAGGGCGAATGAGATCGTCACCGCGTCGAAGCTGGCGTCCCGGAACGGCAACGCCAGGGCGTCCCCGGCGAGCAGTGGCACCTGTGGACGGGCCCGGCGGCCGGCCCGCAGCATGCCGAGCGAGATGTCCGAACCGACGGCCCACACCCCGCCCCGGCCGAGTTCGGCGGTGGAGACTCCGGTGCCGGCACCGACGTCGAGCACCCGGTCGCCGGGAAGCAGGTCGAGCGCAGCGCGGGTGGCCCGGCGCCACCGCCGGTCCTGGCCGAAGGAGATCACCGTGTTGGTCAGGTCGTACCGGCCGGCCACGCCGTCGAACATCGCGGCGACCTCGGCCGGCTGCTTGTCCAGGCCGGCGCGGACCGGCGGCGGGATGTCAGTCACGCCCGACCACTTTGCCAGTCGCCCGTCCCGACCTGCGGCGCGGGGCCGGCGGCGAGGGTGACCGAGGCCACATACAGTACGGGCGAGGTGGGTTGAACCACCTCGCCCGTACTGCCGTGCGTTATGTAGACGGCCCCCTCGGACCGCTGGAGTACGGCTCCGGCGACCACCGCCATCAGGGGACGTGACCTGCGACGACCAAGGGGACGGCGTCGCGGCGCGAGCGGCTGCCGGAACGTTGTTGACGAGGACGTTAGCGGCCGACGGGAAGCTTCGCGCCCCTCGTGATCAACACGTTATGGCCTCTTGGCCTAAGGTTCGCGCCGCCTCGCCGCATCGACGGCACTGTGTGCCACGACCGGCCGATCACCAGCCCACCCGCCGGCCGACTGGGGCTGACTGGTCGGCCTCACCAGCCAGCCGATCGGACGAATCCGGGCCGGTCAGCGCACGGCCCCGGCCGGGTCAGTGCGCGTCGACCAGCGGCAGATCGCGGCGGGCCCCGCCGTTGGGCAACGCGATCGAGGAAAAGTGCGACACCACCCGCTCGTCGGTCGGGTCGTCCGCCGGATCGCGGTGGACGGCGAGATGGTGGTACTCGGTGTCCCGCTGGGCGGGGATCCGGCCCGCCGAGCGGATCATCCAGATCAGCTCGTGCAGGTTCGACCGGTGCCGGGCGCCGGCCGAGGAGATCACGTTCTCCTCCAACATGATCGAACCGAGATCGTCGACCCCCATGTGCAGCGCCAACTGGCCGACGTCCTTGCCGGTGGTCAGCCAGGACGCCTGCAGGTGCGCCACCTGGTCGAAGAAGAGCCGGGAGACCGCGATCATCCGCAGGTACTCCAGGGTCGTCGCCTGGGTGCGGCCCTTGAGATGGTTGTTCTCCGGCTGGTACGTCCAGGGGATGAACGCCCGGAAACCGCCGGTGGAGTCCTGGACGTCCCGGATCATCCGCAGATGTTCGATCCGCTCCGCGTTGGTCTCCCCGGTGCCCATCATCATCGTGGCGGTCGACTCGATGCCGTGCCGGTGCGCCAGCTCCATGACCTCCAGCCAGCGCGCCCCCGACTCCTTGAGCGGGGCGATCGCCCGCCGAGGGCGGTCCGGCAGCATCTCGGCGCCGGCACCGGCGATCGAGTCCAGCCCGGCGGCCTTGATCCGGGTGATCGCCTCGTCCAGCGAGACGTCGGACACCTTCGCCATGTGCAGGATCTCGCTCGGCCCGATCGAGTGGATCACCAACCGGGGGTACGCCGCCTTGACCGCGCCGAACAGCTGCTCGTAGTACTCCACCCCGAAATCGGGATGGTGGCCACCCTGGAGCATCACCTGGGTAGCGCCCAGCTCGACCGCCTCGCCGCAACGACGCAGAATCTCCTCAATCGGGTGGGCCCAGCCCTCGGCGTGCTTGGGCGCCCGGTAGAAAGCGCAAAAACGACACGCGGTGACGCAGACATTGGTGTAATTGATGTTGCGATCGATCAGATACGTCACGACGTTGTCCGGGTACCGGCGACGGCGCACCGCGTCCGCGGCCTCGCCGAGGGCGTGGAACGGCGCTTCGGTGTAGATCAGCAGCGCCTCCTCGGCGGAGATCCGCCCACCGTCGGCGCCACGCTGCAGGATGCTGTCGATCTCCCGGCTGGTAGTCACGCATGAAGCGTACTGCCATGTCGAGGGAGGGGCAGAGCGACCGGATGACGCCACTGCGCCGCCACCTGCCTCTGGTGATCCTGCTCGCCGCCGGTCTCGGACTGCGGATCGCCTACCTGGCCGCGTATCAGCCGGCGTTCTGGTTCCACGGCGACAGCGGCGAGTACCTGCTGATGCTGCAGCAGCCGCTGGAGCCGCACCCGAACCGGCCGATCGGCTACGTTCTGCTGCTGTCCGCGCTACAGCAGACCCGGACACTCGCCGCCGTCGCGGCCGTGCAGCACCTGCTCAGCCTGCTGCTCGCCGTCGCCCTGTACGCCCTGCTGCTGCGCCGGGGCGTGGCCCGCTGGCTGGCCACCCTGGCCGCCGTACCGCTGATCTTCGACTCCCTGGTCCTCACCATGGGTCACTACCTACTGCCTGACCTGATGTTCACGGTGCTGTTCGCCGCCGCGGTCGGGGCACTGCTCTGGTCGTCCCGACCCGGTCCGGTGGCGGCCGTTGTCTCCGGCGGGCTGATCGCCGTCGCCTGGGTGACCAAACCCA
Proteins encoded:
- a CDS encoding demethylmenaquinone methyltransferase — encoded protein: MPPPVRAGLDKQPAEVAAMFDGVAGRYDLTNTVISFGQDRRWRRATRAALDLLPGDRVLDVGAGTGVSTAELGRGGVWAVGSDISLGMLRAGRRARPQVPLLAGDALALPFRDASFDAVTISFALRNVVDTDAALAELARVTRPGGRMVVCEFSQPTSPAFQTLYLSYLMRSLPAVARAVASNPDAYVYLAESIRQWPDQAALAGRIAAAGWRSAQWRNLTGGIVALHRATRR
- the mqnC gene encoding cyclic dehypoxanthinyl futalosine synthase — translated: MTTSREIDSILQRGADGGRISAEEALLIYTEAPFHALGEAADAVRRRRYPDNVVTYLIDRNINYTNVCVTACRFCAFYRAPKHAEGWAHPIEEILRRCGEAVELGATQVMLQGGHHPDFGVEYYEQLFGAVKAAYPRLVIHSIGPSEILHMAKVSDVSLDEAITRIKAAGLDSIAGAGAEMLPDRPRRAIAPLKESGARWLEVMELAHRHGIESTATMMMGTGETNAERIEHLRMIRDVQDSTGGFRAFIPWTYQPENNHLKGRTQATTLEYLRMIAVSRLFFDQVAHLQASWLTTGKDVGQLALHMGVDDLGSIMLEENVISSAGARHRSNLHELIWMIRSAGRIPAQRDTEYHHLAVHRDPADDPTDERVVSHFSSIALPNGGARRDLPLVDAH